The region GAAGATCAGCGCGTAGAGAATCCAGAAGCCGCCGGCGGTGAAGCGGCGCGGGTGCGCCCTGTCCGTGACGATCATGCCGCCGATAACGAGCAGCACCACGCCCAGCAGCCAGAAGAGATAGGTAATCGTGAGTGTCATGCCTGGTCTCCTGCGACGGGTTGCGTCGGCGTCATTGCAGCGGCGCTGGCCGCCGCATTGCCGCGTAACTCGCGTTCGAGCTTGCGGTCGAGCAGATGCAGGCGGAAGCCGTGAATGATGAACGCGCAGATCGCGGTCGGAATGCCCCAGACAGCCACGTGAATCGGCTCGACGACGATGCCCGCTTCTTTCAGGAAGGTCGTCATCAGCACGATCGCGCCGAAGGCGACGAAGATGTCCTCGCCGAAGAACAGGCCGACGTTGTCGGTCGCCGCGGAGAACGCGCGCAGCTTGAAACGCACTGCATCGCTGATTTTGCCGAAGCGGGTTTCGGTCGCGCCTTCGGCCATCGGCGCGATCAGCGGACGCACCATCTGCGGATGGCCGCCGAGACCGGTCAGGCCGACGGCCGCGGTTAGTTCGCGCACCAGCAGATAGACGATCAGCAAACGCCCCGCGGTGGCGGCCTTGATGCCGCCGATCCACGCTTGCGCGCGCTCGCGCAGGCCATGCCGTTCGAGCAGACCGATCACGGCGAGCGGCAGCAGGATGATCAGCGGGATATTGCGCGTCTTGATAAAGCCGGTGCCGATTTCAGCGAGGATCTTTTCGGGCGGAAAGTGCGCGGCCAGACCCGTGGCGATCGCGGCGGCCGCCACGATCAGCATCGGATTGAACCGTAATAAAAAGCCGGTGATGATGACGGCCACGCCAATGAGCGGCCATAGACTGACGGTTGTCTGCATCTGGATCTCCAAACAGGGTTTCAACCTCGCCGCTTGTGGCGGCTAACGTGGGCCGGCGCCGGGTGTGATCCATGCGCCGTCATGCTGCCGCGGCTCTTGATGGCCACGTTGCTTCGACTACACCTGCACCTGCGCTTACACCTGCTGCTTTACCGCGAGTACTGCAAAGAGTCCTGCATCCGGCGAACGCCCCGCATGGCGCGAGGCGTTCGGGGCTGCGCAAGGGACGGCTCGCGCTGTCTATCCGGTTCGCCTTGGCCGACGCTCACACGCGGGCAGCGCCGGCCGCGTGAACTTCAATGCCGGCGTCTTCGAGCGCGCGGCGGATGCGCCGCGCGAATGCTAGCGCGTGCGGACCGTCGCCGTGCAGGCAGATGGTTTGCGCGTTGAGCGGCACCCAGTGTCCGTCGACGGCCTGCACGCGATGCTCGCGCACCATCGCGAGCGTGCGGTTCAGCACCAGTTCTTCGTCGTCGAGCAGCGCGCCGGGTTCCTTGCGCGGCACCAGTGAGCCGTCGGCGCGATAGCCGCGGTCGGCGAATACTTCTTCGATTGCGGTCAGGCCCGCGTTGCGTGCGGCCGTCACGAGGCCACTGTTGGCGAGCGCGAACACCGCCAGCGACGGGTCGAAATCATGAACCGCGGACACGATCGCGTCGGCGATCTTCGCGTCGCGCGCGGCCTGGTTGTAGAGCGCGCCATGCGGTTTGACGTGCGCGATGCGCCCGCCCTCGGCCTGCGCGATCGCCGACAGCGCGCCGAGCTGATACAGGACGCCCGCGTAAATGTCGTTGGCCGGCAAGTCCATTTCCTTGCGGCCGAAATTTTCCGGATCGTTAAAGCTTGGATGCGCGCCGATCGACACGCCTTTTTCCACCGCCCAGCGCACGCAGTCGCGCATGGCGTTGGCGCCGCCCGCGTGCCAGCCGCACGCGATGTTTGCCGAACTGACGAGGTCGAGCAGCGCCTCGTCGGAGCCGCAGCCTTCGCCAAGGTCGGCGTTCAAATCGATTTCCATGATGTTCCTCTGCTCAGTATTACAGCGCTGCGACGGCCAACTGGCGCGCGCAGCGTTCTTCATGCATCGCGATCGCGGCATCGATCTGCCGCAGATACGTGCGTTCTTCCAATAGGGCCTGACGCGCCTCGTACGGCGTTGTCGGGATGAAGCGGACCGCGGCGTTCAGGCGAACCTGGGCGAGCTTCCACAGATCGGCCTGAATCACCGCGCCGATCTTCGGATAACCGCCAGTGGTTTGCGCGTCGCTCATCAGCACGATCGGCTGGCCGTTGGGCGGGACCTGGATCGTGCCCGGCAGCACCGCGTGCGACAGCAGATCGGTTTTGCAGGTGCGCTTCAGTTCAGTGCCCGCGAGGCGGTAGCCCATGCGGTTACTGTTCGGCGTGACGAGCCATTCATCGGACCAGAAGCTTTCCTGAGCGTCGGGCGTGAAGCTGTCGTATTCCGGTCCTTGCAGCACGCGGATCGGCACGGCCCACGGCACGCCCGACGGATGCCGGCCGCGCCGCAGCGGCTCGTGCACCAGCACGAACTTGCACCAGGCGGGCGCCTTCACGCCGAACTCCGGCGCTTCGGGGCTGAAGCCGACATGGCCGCGCTGCGGCGGTGCGCCGACCGGCAGACGGTCGCCGTCACGCAGCGCCCGGCCGCCGAGTCCGCCGAAATGGCCGGCGAGATCGGTGCTGCGCGAGCCGAGCATCGGCAATACGTCGATGCCGCCGGCAATGCAGACATAGCCGCGCATGCCGCGCCTGGCCGCTTGCAGCACCAGCTCCTGGCCTGCTTGCACCGGCAGGCTCCACCACGAATAAACCGGCTTGCCGTCGAGTGTCGCGCCGAATTCCGTGCCGGTGATCGCCACGCGTGTGGCGCGCAGAAAGCGCAGCACGGTGGGGCCAAAGGTGATTTCCAGGCCGGCGGCATCGGGCCGGTTGCCGACCAGCCGGTTGCCGACTTCGAGCGACAGGCGGTCGAGCGCACCACCCATCGCGACGCCGAGATGCCGGTGGCCGTGACGGCCGAGATCCTGAATCGTGGTCAGCAGACCCGCGCGAATCACATCGATCATGCGTGTATCCCCGCGATGGTGAAGCGCACCCGGTCGCCCGGTTGCAACAGCGTGGGCGGGCGGCGCGCCGGATCGAACAGCGGCAATTCGGTGCGGCCGATCAGCTGCCAGCCGCCGGGCGAAGTGGCCGGATAAATACCGGTCTGCTCGCCGCCGATGCCGACCGAACCCGCCGGCACTTCGATCCGCGGCGACGAACGGCGCGGCGTGTGCAGCGCCCGGTCGAGCCCACCCAGATAGGCGAAGCCCGGTTGGAAGCCGAGGAAGAACACCACGTATTGGCCTTCCGAATGACGCTGCACGACTTCCCGCACCGTCAAGCCGGTGTGATTGGCGACCACTTGCAGATCGGGGCCGAATTCACCGCCGTACTGCACCGGGATCTCGACTTCGCGGCCCGGCGCGGGCGCATCGCCCCCCGCCTCCCAGGCGGCTCGCAACTGGCCGGCGAGCGTCTCGCGGTCGGCTTCGAGCGGATCGAAGACGAGCGTCAGGTTGTTCATACCCGGCACGACCTCCAGCACATGCGGCCAGTCGCGCGCGGCCTCGGCGGCCGCCCACACGCGCCGCTGGCATTCCAGCGTCGCGGGCGGCGGCGCCTCGCAGACGAGCGCGGCATCGCCGAGCGGAAAGATTCTTGGTTGGCTCATCGCTTGCGGGCCCAGGTCGAGTCGGAGAAATCGGGCACGTCGCCCCTATAGATGGTTGTCGGCATCGGTGCACGATGTTTGAAGCGTACATTATCAATAAAATATCAACAAATTCTCAATAAGAGTTTTTGCCAGGCTCCCGGGAATCGGTGGCTCGTCGTACACTCGCGACACCTTCCCATCCTGTTCTCGAGAATCTTCATCATGTCGCGCCACCCCACCAAGATCGTCTCCTCGGAACATCTCGTGTCCGAGACGAGCGCGGAACTGTCCGAACTGGAGTACGCGCTCATCATGGCGGGCAATGCATTCAACCGCTGGATGGTGCGCTGCATGTCGGCCGCCGGTGATAAGGACATGACCGCCATCGAAGTTTCGCTGCTGCACCACGTCAGCCATCGCGAGCGCCGCAAAAAACTGGCGGACATCTGCTTCGTGCTGAACATCGAGGACACACACGTCGCCACCTACGCGTTGAAGAAGCTCGTAGCTAGAGGGTATGTAAAAAGCGAAAAGACCGGCAAGGAAGTGTTCTTCTCAGCGACCGATGCGGGCCGCGAGCTCTGTCTGAAGTATCGTGAAGTGCGCGAAAGCTGCCTGATCTCGACGCTGAAGGAAAGCGGCTTGACCAATGAGCAGATCGGCGAGGCTGCGCAGTTGATGCGCAACGCGTCCGGGCTGTACGACACGGCAGCGCGGGCGGCGGCGTCGTTATAACGGGTTTTCGCTGCTGCGTCCGGGCGCGGGTGCGGTGCGCCCGGCGAACGCTTGACCGTTTAATTCGCCGCGCGCGGATAAAGGCCCGCTTCGGTCACGATCATATCGAGCGGGATGTCATGGGCTTCGCGTTGCAGCGCTTCGATGCGGCACGCTTCATAGGCGATGCCGACCGTGACCGGCTTCGTCGGACCCGGCCACGCGGCCAGCGTGCGGTCGTAATAGCCGCCGCCGTAACCCAACCGGTAACCGGCTTCGTCAAAGCCGACACAAGGAACGAACAGCAGATCGGGAATCACGACACGCCCCGAAGCCGGCTCAGCGATCTTGTGATGGCCGATCTTCATCGGCGTATCAGGCGTCCATGCGTGGAATTCGAGCGCCGCGCCGCGGTCTTTGACGACCGGCAAACTCGCTTCGCGCGGTGCGCCCGCCGCGAGCCAGACCGCGATCGCGGCGCGTGCGTCGAATTCGCCCGCCAGCGGCCAGTAAAATCCCACGCCGTTCACGTTGTAGCGTTTGAGCGCATCGAGTATGCGGCGGCTCAGCGCGACATTGTGCGCAGGCTCGGAAGCCGCTTGCAGCCTTGCTTCCAATAGCATTCTACGCAACGCCTTTTTCGATTTCGCGACAGGGTTGCATGCTATGCTTGGGTTCAATTCGCGCTCCAGAAACAACGATGTCAAAAAGCCTTTACCGAGTATATCGCGCGGCCGGTCTGGCGCTTGCCGCCGCGGCGCTCGTCGCGTGCAGCACGGCTTCCGCCGTCAAGCCCGTTCCCCTTTCGCAACTCACGAACGACGACCAGATTTTCGTCCAGCTTCGCGAGGCCGCCCGCAATAACGATGCGGCGCGCGCAGCGCAGTTGGCGAGCATGATCCCGAGCTATCCGGCGCCGTCTTATCTGGAGTATTTCCAGATCAAGCCGCAGCTGTTCGATTCCACCGGCCATGCGCGAGTCGACGCGCCCGATGCGCCGGTGCTGGCGTTCCTGCAGAAGTACGACGGCCAGGCCATCGCCGACCGCCTGCGCAACGACTACCTCACCGTGCTCGGTACGCGTCACGACTGGCGCAACTTCGATCAGCAATACGCGCGCTTCGTGCTGAAAGACGATACGCAAGTGAAGTGCTACGCGCTCGAATCGCGCGCCTCGCGTGGCGAGAATGTCGCCGAGGCGGCGCGTGCGCTGCTGGTCGATCCGAAAGTGTATGGCGACGGCTGCGTCGATCTGATCACGGTGCTGGCAGCCAACCAGCAATTCAGCGCCGACGACGTGTGGCAGCAGATCCGTCTCGCGTACGAGCAGAACTACACGGATACCGGCAGCAAGCTCGTCGACGCGCTCGGCAACCAGGCGCCCGATCCGGTGCTGTTCGGTCAGGCCGCTAGCACGCCGCCGTTGCTGCTGGCGCGCGGCGTCGGTCCCGATTCGCAGTCGCATCAACTGGCGTTGCTGGCGATCACGCGGATGGCGCGCAACGACCCGGCCGTGGCGGCGGCCACGTTCGCGTCGGTGGCGCCGTCGCTGAGCTCGCCCGAGCGTGCGATCGGCTGGGGCACGATTGCCTATCAGGCCGCCGCCAAGCAGATGCCGGGCGCGCTCGACTGGTATCGGCTGTCCGCGAATGCGCCGCTGTCGAATCCCGCCTACGAATGGCGCACCCGTACCGCGCTGCTCGCGGGCGACTGGACGATGGTGCGCTGGTCGACGGAACAGATGCCGGCGCCGCTGCGCAATCAGCCGTCGTGGGTGTATTGGCATGCGCGCGCGCTGAAGCAGGGCGGCGACACGACGCAGGCAAACCAGGAATTCGAATCGATTTCTCAGGGCTTCAACTTCTACGGCCAGCTTGCCGCGGAAGAGCTGGGCCAGAAGATCACGGTGCCGCCGAAAACCAGTGTGACCGATGCCGAAGTCCAGCAGGCGGGCACTACGTCGGGTTTCGATCTGGCGCAGCGTTTCTATGGGCTGAATCTGCGGCTGGAAGGCAATCGTGAATGGAACTGGCCGTTGCGCAATATGAGCGACCGGCAACTGCTCGCCGTCGCCGAATACGCGCGCCGTATCCAGCTGTATGACCGCACCGTCAACACGGCGGACCGCACGAAGAGCGAACACGATTTCTCGCTGCGCTATCTGTCGCCGTTCCGCGATATCGTCGAGCGCGATGCGCAGTCGAACGGGCTCGATATCGAATGGGCGTATGGGCTGATTCGCCAGGAATCGCGCTTCATCATGAACGCGCGCTCGGAAGTCGGCGCGAGCGGCTTGATGCAATTGATGCCGGGCACCGCGCAACTGGTCGCGAAGAAGATCGGCCTCGGTCCGATTTCGCGCGAGCAGATGAACGATATCAACACCAACATCCTGCTCGGCACCAACTATTTGTCGATGATTTACAATCAGTTCGACGGATCCGCCGTGCTGGCAACCGCCGGTTACAACGCCGGGCCGGGCCGTCCGCGCAACTGGCGGGAGTCGTTGCAGCGTCCGGTGGAAGGCGCTATTTTCGCCGAGGCGATTCCGTTCCAGGAAACTCGCGACTACGTTAAGAATGTGCTGTCCAACACGGTCTACTACGCGGCATTGTTCGAAGGCCGTCCGCAATCGCTGAAGGCGCGTCTGGGTTATATCGCACCGTAAGCGCCGTGCCGCCGCCACATCTTTCGATGCGGCGGCGCGCCACGCCAGCCGTTGCCGCGGCTTCCGCCAGGGAGTCGAAAATGCGACATCAAGCCATTGCAATCATCGGCGGCTCCGGTTTTATCGGCAGCCATCTCGTCAACGCCCTCGTCGAAATGGGCAAAGACGTGCGCGTCGCCACCCGTCGGCGCTACAACGCCCGCCATCTCACACTGTTGCCCATTGATGTGATCGAAGCCAACGTGTTCGATCCGGTGCAACTCGCGCGCTTCGTCGAGAATGCCGATGCCGTGATCAACCTGGTCGGCACGTTGCATGGCAAACGCGGCAAGCCGTACGGCCCTGAGTTCGCGAGGGCGCACGTCGAATTGCCGACCAAAATCGTCGCGGCCTGTGAAGGCAAGGGCGTGCATCGGCTGATTCATCTCAGCGCGCTCGGCGCCGACATGAACGGACCGAGCATGTACTCGCGTTCGAAAGGCGACGGCGAAAAGGCCGTGCATGCAGCCGGCGTGGCTTGGACGATCTTCCGGCCATCCGTGGTGTTCGGCCCGGAAGACGAATTCCTCAACAAGTTCGCATACCTGCAGCGCGTCTTTCCGATCATTCCGCTTGCGATGCCCGATGCGAAATTCCAGCCGGTGTACGTCGGCGACGTTGCCAAAGCGATCGTCAACGTGCTCGATCTCGACGCAGCCAGCGGCCATACCTACGAACTGGGCGGCCCCACGGTCTATGCGCTCGAAGACCTCGTCAAGTATTGCGGCGACGCGATCGGCCGCCATGCGCGAATCATCCGTCTGCCGGACGCG is a window of Paraburkholderia sp. IMGN_8 DNA encoding:
- a CDS encoding transglycosylase SLT domain-containing protein, which codes for MSKSLYRVYRAAGLALAAAALVACSTASAVKPVPLSQLTNDDQIFVQLREAARNNDAARAAQLASMIPSYPAPSYLEYFQIKPQLFDSTGHARVDAPDAPVLAFLQKYDGQAIADRLRNDYLTVLGTRHDWRNFDQQYARFVLKDDTQVKCYALESRASRGENVAEAARALLVDPKVYGDGCVDLITVLAANQQFSADDVWQQIRLAYEQNYTDTGSKLVDALGNQAPDPVLFGQAASTPPLLLARGVGPDSQSHQLALLAITRMARNDPAVAAATFASVAPSLSSPERAIGWGTIAYQAAAKQMPGALDWYRLSANAPLSNPAYEWRTRTALLAGDWTMVRWSTEQMPAPLRNQPSWVYWHARALKQGGDTTQANQEFESISQGFNFYGQLAAEELGQKITVPPKTSVTDAEVQQAGTTSGFDLAQRFYGLNLRLEGNREWNWPLRNMSDRQLLAVAEYARRIQLYDRTVNTADRTKSEHDFSLRYLSPFRDIVERDAQSNGLDIEWAYGLIRQESRFIMNARSEVGASGLMQLMPGTAQLVAKKIGLGPISREQMNDINTNILLGTNYLSMIYNQFDGSAVLATAGYNAGPGRPRNWRESLQRPVEGAIFAEAIPFQETRDYVKNVLSNTVYYAALFEGRPQSLKARLGYIAP
- a CDS encoding complex I NDUFA9 subunit family protein, with the translated sequence MRHQAIAIIGGSGFIGSHLVNALVEMGKDVRVATRRRYNARHLTLLPIDVIEANVFDPVQLARFVENADAVINLVGTLHGKRGKPYGPEFARAHVELPTKIVAACEGKGVHRLIHLSALGADMNGPSMYSRSKGDGEKAVHAAGVAWTIFRPSVVFGPEDEFLNKFAYLQRVFPIIPLAMPDAKFQPVYVGDVAKAIVNVLDLDAASGHTYELGGPTVYALEDLVKYCGDAIGRHARIIRLPDALARLQALTFEMAPGEPVISRDNLDSMKVDNVMSGPIAPELGIEPASIEAIAPGYLTGASMRSRFNTFRANAGH
- the pxpB gene encoding 5-oxoprolinase subunit PxpB — its product is MSQPRIFPLGDAALVCEAPPPATLECQRRVWAAAEAARDWPHVLEVVPGMNNLTLVFDPLEADRETLAGQLRAAWEAGGDAPAPGREVEIPVQYGGEFGPDLQVVANHTGLTVREVVQRHSEGQYVVFFLGFQPGFAYLGGLDRALHTPRRSSPRIEVPAGSVGIGGEQTGIYPATSPGGWQLIGRTELPLFDPARRPPTLLQPGDRVRFTIAGIHA
- a CDS encoding biotin-dependent carboxyltransferase family protein; protein product: MIDVIRAGLLTTIQDLGRHGHRHLGVAMGGALDRLSLEVGNRLVGNRPDAAGLEITFGPTVLRFLRATRVAITGTEFGATLDGKPVYSWWSLPVQAGQELVLQAARRGMRGYVCIAGGIDVLPMLGSRSTDLAGHFGGLGGRALRDGDRLPVGAPPQRGHVGFSPEAPEFGVKAPAWCKFVLVHEPLRRGRHPSGVPWAVPIRVLQGPEYDSFTPDAQESFWSDEWLVTPNSNRMGYRLAGTELKRTCKTDLLSHAVLPGTIQVPPNGQPIVLMSDAQTTGGYPKIGAVIQADLWKLAQVRLNAAVRFIPTTPYEARQALLEERTYLRQIDAAIAMHEERCARQLAVAAL
- a CDS encoding winged helix DNA-binding protein, with translation MSRHPTKIVSSEHLVSETSAELSELEYALIMAGNAFNRWMVRCMSAAGDKDMTAIEVSLLHHVSHRERRKKLADICFVLNIEDTHVATYALKKLVARGYVKSEKTGKEVFFSATDAGRELCLKYREVRESCLISTLKESGLTNEQIGEAAQLMRNASGLYDTAARAAASL
- a CDS encoding 5-formyltetrahydrofolate cyclo-ligase is translated as MLLEARLQAASEPAHNVALSRRILDALKRYNVNGVGFYWPLAGEFDARAAIAVWLAAGAPREASLPVVKDRGAALEFHAWTPDTPMKIGHHKIAEPASGRVVIPDLLFVPCVGFDEAGYRLGYGGGYYDRTLAAWPGPTKPVTVGIAYEACRIEALQREAHDIPLDMIVTEAGLYPRAAN
- a CDS encoding DUF969 domain-containing protein, which gives rise to MQTTVSLWPLIGVAVIITGFLLRFNPMLIVAAAAIATGLAAHFPPEKILAEIGTGFIKTRNIPLIILLPLAVIGLLERHGLRERAQAWIGGIKAATAGRLLIVYLLVRELTAAVGLTGLGGHPQMVRPLIAPMAEGATETRFGKISDAVRFKLRAFSAATDNVGLFFGEDIFVAFGAIVLMTTFLKEAGIVVEPIHVAVWGIPTAICAFIIHGFRLHLLDRKLERELRGNAAASAAAMTPTQPVAGDQA
- the pxpA gene encoding 5-oxoprolinase subunit PxpA, which gives rise to MEIDLNADLGEGCGSDEALLDLVSSANIACGWHAGGANAMRDCVRWAVEKGVSIGAHPSFNDPENFGRKEMDLPANDIYAGVLYQLGALSAIAQAEGGRIAHVKPHGALYNQAARDAKIADAIVSAVHDFDPSLAVFALANSGLVTAARNAGLTAIEEVFADRGYRADGSLVPRKEPGALLDDEELVLNRTLAMVREHRVQAVDGHWVPLNAQTICLHGDGPHALAFARRIRRALEDAGIEVHAAGAARV